One window of Microbacterium sp. 1S1 genomic DNA carries:
- a CDS encoding AI-2E family transporter: MNNDESPASAPHDGRGTRAADTAPAPVDAALEGAAVEAPGTGASGPARPVVIEPTTPSRSFWTRIDRPFVFGFLVTLGGLGAIVIGVALSNLSTVLIYIALALFAALGLDPAVRFLERRGLSRPLAVVVTILALIVVVALVLWMIVPIVVDQIASFVKSVPGMIQDFTKTDLYATLDDQFGDQFQDLVSEVQKFLSDFGNLATIGGGALQVGASIASGISGAIVVLVLTLYFLATLPSMRQGMLRLVPARDRDRAGDISQQITDSVGGYVMGMVILAFCNATLALILYSVLGLPFPPLMGAIAFCVTLIPLVGSVLFWMIGTTLALFTNPIAALIFAAIYLVYMQIEAYVLTPRVMNKAVAVPGSLVVIGALAGGTLLGLLGALVAVPVTASILIIIKQVVVPKQDART; encoded by the coding sequence ATGAACAACGACGAGTCGCCCGCCTCCGCTCCGCACGACGGCCGGGGCACCCGCGCCGCGGACACCGCGCCCGCGCCCGTCGACGCGGCGCTCGAGGGCGCCGCCGTGGAGGCTCCCGGCACCGGCGCTTCCGGTCCTGCGCGGCCCGTGGTGATCGAACCGACCACGCCGAGCCGCTCCTTCTGGACCCGGATCGATCGGCCGTTCGTGTTCGGATTCCTCGTGACCCTCGGCGGTCTGGGCGCGATCGTGATCGGCGTCGCCCTGTCGAACCTCTCCACCGTCCTCATCTACATCGCGCTCGCCCTGTTCGCCGCCCTCGGCCTCGACCCCGCGGTCCGGTTCCTCGAGCGACGCGGCCTGTCCCGTCCCCTGGCCGTCGTGGTGACCATCCTGGCCCTCATCGTCGTCGTCGCTCTCGTCCTGTGGATGATCGTGCCGATCGTGGTCGACCAGATCGCGAGTTTCGTGAAGTCGGTCCCCGGGATGATCCAGGACTTCACGAAGACCGACCTCTACGCGACCCTCGACGACCAGTTCGGCGACCAGTTCCAGGACCTCGTGTCGGAGGTGCAGAAGTTCCTGTCCGATTTCGGCAACCTCGCGACGATCGGGGGCGGAGCGCTCCAGGTCGGTGCGTCCATCGCCAGCGGCATCTCGGGCGCCATCGTCGTACTCGTGCTGACCCTGTACTTCCTCGCGACCCTCCCGTCCATGCGCCAGGGCATGCTGCGTCTCGTCCCGGCCCGCGACCGCGACCGCGCCGGCGACATCTCGCAGCAGATCACCGACTCCGTCGGCGGCTACGTCATGGGGATGGTGATCCTCGCATTCTGCAACGCGACCCTCGCCCTCATCCTCTACTCGGTGCTCGGCCTGCCGTTCCCGCCGCTCATGGGGGCGATCGCGTTCTGCGTCACGCTCATCCCGCTCGTCGGCTCGGTGCTGTTCTGGATGATCGGCACCACCCTCGCCCTGTTCACGAACCCGATCGCGGCACTCATCTTCGCCGCGATCTACCTCGTCTACATGCAGATCGAGGCGTACGTCCTGACGCCGCGAGTCATGAACAAGGCGGTGGCTGTGCCGGGCTCGCTCGTCGTCATCGGCGCTCTCGCCGGCGGCACGCTCCTCGGCCTGCTCGGCGCTCTCGTGGCGGTGCCCGTCACCGCGTCGATCCTCATCATCATCAAGCAGGTCGTCGTCCCCAAGCAGGACGCCCGCACCTGA
- a CDS encoding chorismate mutase — MTAAEDPKAELLRLRASIDNIDAALIFLLAERFRATQQVGHLKAEHAMPPSDPNREEQQVARLRALAEDAHLDPEFAEKWFNFVVAEVIRHHTEAAEGR, encoded by the coding sequence ATGACTGCCGCAGAGGACCCGAAGGCCGAACTGCTCCGCCTGCGCGCGAGCATCGACAACATCGACGCGGCGCTGATCTTCCTGCTCGCCGAACGGTTCCGCGCCACCCAGCAGGTCGGCCACCTCAAGGCCGAGCACGCGATGCCCCCGTCCGACCCGAATCGCGAGGAGCAGCAGGTCGCGCGGCTCCGTGCGCTGGCGGAGGACGCGCACCTCGACCCGGAGTTCGCGGAGAAGTGGTTCAACTTCGTCGTCGCCGAGGTCATCCGCCACCACACGGAGGCCGCCGAGGGCCGCTGA
- a CDS encoding long-chain-fatty-acid--CoA ligase encodes MAVSPASNRPWLRSYAQGVPADIEEPTQTLPEMLAASVRTYGRRPALDFFGAVTTYRELGELVDRAAEGLRHLGVTKGDRVALVLPNCPQHVVAFYAALRLGAIVVEHNPLYTARELRHQFEDHGARVAIVWDKVADTVAGFPDDLRVDHIVSVDLTTAMPLSKRLLLRLPLPKARASRAKLTGTPHTRHLTAWKKLVAHRRLPRRTPAPSLGDTAVLQYTSGTTGIPKGAILTHANLRANAMQGRAWVPGLRDGEETFYAVLPLFHAYGLTLCLTFALSIGAKVVLFPAFDLGLVTDAARTSPPTFLPAVPPIYDQLARAASRGTVDLSSVRFAISGAMSLPVETVRRWEEATGGLLVEGYGMTEASPVALGNPMGPTRRPGTVGVPFPSTEIRVVDPDDPEVDVAAGEPGELLLRGPQVFRGYWGRPGETAEALLPGGWLRTGDIAEVSADGFVTIVDRRKELIITGGFNVSPSEVENALEAHPDVVAAAVVGLPRSSGGEEVAAAVVLREGAADDREGLRDFCRTRLTAYKVPRRITVVDDLPRSLIGKVLRREVRDRLLAERGA; translated from the coding sequence ATGGCTGTCTCTCCTGCGTCGAACCGCCCCTGGCTGCGCTCCTACGCCCAGGGCGTGCCCGCCGACATCGAAGAGCCCACGCAGACGCTGCCCGAGATGCTGGCCGCGAGCGTGCGGACCTACGGAAGGCGCCCCGCGCTCGACTTCTTCGGTGCCGTCACGACCTATCGGGAGCTCGGAGAACTCGTCGACCGCGCCGCGGAAGGACTCCGCCATCTCGGGGTCACGAAGGGCGACCGGGTCGCGCTGGTGCTGCCGAACTGTCCGCAGCACGTCGTCGCCTTCTACGCGGCCCTGCGCCTCGGCGCGATCGTCGTCGAACACAACCCGCTCTACACGGCGCGCGAGCTGCGGCACCAGTTCGAGGACCACGGGGCCCGCGTCGCGATCGTCTGGGACAAGGTCGCCGACACCGTCGCGGGCTTCCCCGACGACCTGCGCGTCGATCACATCGTCAGCGTCGACCTCACGACCGCGATGCCGCTGTCGAAGCGCCTGCTGCTTCGGCTGCCGCTGCCGAAGGCGAGGGCGTCGCGCGCGAAGCTGACCGGCACTCCGCACACCCGGCACCTGACAGCCTGGAAGAAGCTCGTCGCGCATCGCCGGCTTCCCCGCCGCACGCCGGCGCCGTCCCTCGGCGACACGGCCGTCCTGCAGTACACGAGTGGAACGACCGGGATTCCGAAGGGCGCCATCCTCACCCACGCGAACCTCCGGGCGAACGCGATGCAGGGCCGCGCCTGGGTGCCGGGCCTCCGCGACGGTGAAGAGACCTTCTACGCCGTGCTCCCGCTGTTCCATGCCTACGGCCTGACCCTGTGCCTCACGTTCGCGCTGAGCATCGGCGCGAAGGTCGTGCTGTTCCCGGCGTTCGATCTCGGCCTGGTGACCGACGCCGCTCGCACGAGTCCGCCGACCTTCCTCCCGGCCGTCCCGCCGATCTACGACCAGCTGGCGCGGGCGGCGAGCCGTGGGACGGTCGACCTGTCGAGTGTCCGGTTCGCGATCTCCGGGGCCATGAGCCTTCCCGTCGAGACCGTCCGGCGGTGGGAGGAGGCCACGGGCGGACTGCTCGTCGAGGGCTACGGGATGACCGAGGCGTCCCCCGTCGCGCTCGGCAACCCCATGGGTCCCACGCGCCGTCCCGGCACCGTGGGCGTACCGTTCCCGAGCACCGAGATCCGCGTCGTCGACCCTGACGACCCCGAGGTCGATGTGGCCGCGGGCGAGCCCGGCGAACTCCTGCTGCGAGGGCCGCAGGTGTTCCGGGGGTACTGGGGTCGCCCCGGGGAGACGGCCGAGGCCCTGCTCCCGGGCGGGTGGCTCCGCACGGGGGACATCGCCGAGGTCTCGGCCGACGGCTTCGTCACCATCGTCGACCGCCGCAAGGAGCTCATCATCACCGGGGGGTTCAACGTCTCCCCCAGCGAAGTGGAGAACGCCCTCGAAGCCCACCCGGACGTCGTGGCGGCGGCCGTCGTCGGGCTGCCCCGATCGAGCGGCGGCGAGGAGGTCGCGGCGGCCGTGGTGCTCAGAGAAGGAGCCGCGGATGACAGGGAGGGGCTGCGCGACTTCTGCCGCACGCGACTGACCGCCTACAAGGTGCCGCGGCGCATCACCGTCGTCGACGACCTCCCGCGGTCCCTCATCGGCAAGGTCCTGCGGCGCGAGGTGCGGGACCGGCTCCTTGCCGAGCGAGGAGCCTGA
- a CDS encoding GNAT family N-acetyltransferase — MALALTPVPVLSTERLELVPLGLEHLDGTWSALQEPEVLRLTGTHAHFTREGVESWLRTLAERDDRADWAILRRDDGIHIGEVVLSDLDEDNASAGFRIALAAPRWFGAGYGTEATRAVLRHAFDTVGLHRVELEVYAFNPRAQRAYEKAGFTVEGRRRHALRWDGQWIDAIVMGVLADD, encoded by the coding sequence ATGGCGCTCGCCCTCACTCCCGTTCCTGTGCTGTCCACCGAGCGGCTGGAGCTCGTTCCCCTCGGTCTGGAACATCTCGACGGCACCTGGAGCGCACTGCAAGAGCCCGAGGTGCTCCGGCTGACCGGCACGCACGCGCACTTCACCCGCGAGGGCGTGGAGTCGTGGCTCCGGACCCTCGCCGAGCGCGACGACCGGGCGGACTGGGCGATCCTGCGTCGCGACGACGGCATCCACATCGGCGAGGTGGTGCTCAGCGACCTGGACGAGGACAACGCCTCCGCCGGATTCCGCATCGCTCTCGCGGCTCCGCGGTGGTTCGGAGCCGGATACGGGACGGAGGCGACGCGCGCGGTGCTCCGTCACGCCTTCGACACCGTGGGGCTGCATCGGGTGGAGCTCGAGGTGTATGCGTTCAACCCGCGGGCGCAGCGCGCGTACGAGAAGGCCGGCTTCACGGTCGAAGGGCGACGCCGGCACGCGCTCCGATGGGACGGCCAGTGGATCGACGCGATCGTGATGGGCGTCCTCGCGGACGATTGA
- a CDS encoding short chain dehydrogenase, with amino-acid sequence MKALVIGATGSIGGVVAATLDVRGHEVVRASRSGEQSVDVTDPASIRSLFERVGPLDAVVVAVGSVPFKPLVDLDRDDYLAAFTGKTLAQLDVVRAALDHVTDGGSVTLTSGVLAREPIATGAAAAMANGALEAFVVTAAAEAPRGIRINAVSPDVLANSPDYFSTFPGHRPVSDEEVGRAYVRAVEGVVTGRVLTV; translated from the coding sequence ATGAAAGCACTCGTGATCGGCGCGACCGGCAGCATCGGCGGAGTCGTCGCCGCCACCCTCGACGTCCGGGGGCACGAGGTCGTGCGGGCGTCCCGCTCCGGCGAACAGAGCGTGGACGTGACCGATCCGGCGTCGATCCGCAGTCTGTTCGAACGGGTGGGACCCCTCGACGCGGTCGTCGTCGCCGTCGGGTCGGTGCCGTTCAAGCCGCTCGTCGACCTCGACCGTGACGACTACCTGGCTGCGTTCACCGGGAAGACCCTCGCGCAGCTCGACGTGGTTCGCGCAGCCCTCGATCACGTGACGGATGGCGGCTCCGTGACCCTCACCAGCGGCGTGCTGGCCCGGGAACCGATCGCCACCGGCGCGGCGGCCGCGATGGCCAACGGCGCCCTGGAGGCGTTCGTGGTGACGGCGGCAGCCGAGGCGCCGCGAGGCATCCGCATCAACGCGGTCTCCCCGGACGTGCTGGCGAACTCCCCCGACTACTTCTCGACCTTCCCCGGCCACCGCCCGGTCTCGGATGAGGAGGTCGGCCGGGCGTATGTGCGCGCCGTCGAAGGCGTGGTCACGGGTCGCGTGCTCACCGTCTGA
- a CDS encoding ROK family transcriptional regulator, translated as MRYPQILERPDDRARAAQPSTNGHARGIRERNRALVLRTLMEQAALSRADLSRLTGLARPTVSEVVRDLLADGVIRESGPSQETRPGKPAVMLEFDRRAVQVIALDLSAPDEVVGALASPDGRIAHRLRRPRTADAADVISRLVAELQSVADGPALGVGIGAPTGSSALLGLGPRLADVVGAPVHLFDDADLVADAELRFGAVGTDFLLVRVGTRIGTAIRVVGDDGAPVERSIGARELAHVDAGGDPGDVCLCGRAGCVHAWASAPALTRRLNDSGGDRDAVLSAAGARLGTSLSVIAAAVDLPTIVLSGPADIVGAGLVDAAAAAVRAASHPSLGPAVVPSVLDDAVLLGAATRVVAAAFGPH; from the coding sequence GTGCGCTACCCCCAGATCCTAGAGCGCCCCGACGATCGGGCACGAGCCGCGCAGCCCTCGACCAACGGTCACGCCCGCGGCATCCGCGAGCGCAACCGCGCCCTCGTACTGCGTACGCTCATGGAGCAGGCGGCCCTCAGCCGCGCCGACCTCTCCCGCCTCACCGGCCTGGCCCGCCCCACCGTCTCGGAGGTCGTGCGCGACCTGCTGGCCGACGGCGTGATCCGGGAGAGCGGACCCAGTCAGGAGACCCGTCCCGGCAAGCCCGCGGTGATGCTCGAGTTCGACCGGCGCGCTGTGCAGGTGATCGCCCTCGACCTCTCCGCGCCCGATGAGGTCGTCGGGGCGCTGGCCTCGCCCGACGGTCGCATCGCGCACCGTCTCCGCCGCCCCCGCACCGCCGACGCCGCCGACGTCATCTCCCGTCTCGTCGCCGAACTGCAGAGCGTCGCCGACGGCCCCGCGCTCGGTGTCGGTATCGGCGCCCCCACCGGCTCGTCCGCCCTGCTCGGTCTCGGTCCGCGGCTCGCGGATGTCGTCGGGGCCCCGGTCCATCTTTTCGACGACGCCGATCTCGTGGCGGATGCCGAACTGCGTTTCGGCGCCGTCGGCACCGATTTCCTCCTCGTCCGCGTGGGTACCCGCATCGGCACCGCCATCCGCGTGGTCGGTGACGACGGGGCCCCGGTCGAACGATCCATCGGCGCTCGCGAGCTCGCCCACGTCGACGCGGGTGGCGACCCGGGCGATGTCTGCCTCTGCGGCCGTGCGGGCTGCGTCCACGCGTGGGCCTCCGCGCCCGCCTTGACCAGGCGCCTGAACGACTCAGGGGGCGACCGCGACGCCGTGCTCTCCGCCGCGGGCGCCCGCCTCGGCACGTCGCTCTCGGTCATCGCCGCCGCCGTCGACCTGCCGACGATCGTGCTGAGCGGCCCGGCCGACATCGTCGGGGCCGGACTGGTGGACGCAGCGGCCGCTGCGGTCCGCGCCGCCTCGCACCCCTCCCTCGGACCCGCCGTGGTGCCGAGCGTCCTCGACGACGCCGTCCTGCTGGGCGCTGCGACCCGCGTGGTGGCTGCCGCGTTCGGCCCGCACTGA
- a CDS encoding ROK family protein: MFTHDDALDTQAAVRRANLRRALQLVFQASGSQTRAGIARATGLTAATASSLVAELIENRLIAEGEQAVSTGGKRATTLSIDAEHHLILVLVVQPTSAYLALVALDGSEVARRTVSYTTDTRDRVLDETVAEVAAAHGERLLAVGVQVPGTTDGRTVLESVQLEWHDVALADRFEGIAGVPVLLVNDVDAEAIAEAGLDAAPSGYRLFIHSGGGIGAAVTLDGELAPGPRDRAGEIGHVQVVFGEAARPCRCGRHGCLESAAAMGAMLGEEFSDALDVPAVRTLVSRADQALIDDGARALARAIKLIGALLDPIEVVIGGPATELGPRFLERVRAESGYPARGTADVPIRYADPRVSPSAGAAQAALTAVLGVRWSPEQLRSGSPRP, from the coding sequence ATGTTCACCCACGACGACGCGCTGGACACCCAGGCGGCGGTCCGGCGAGCGAACCTGCGACGGGCGCTCCAGCTCGTGTTCCAGGCCTCCGGGTCGCAGACCCGCGCCGGCATCGCCCGTGCGACCGGGCTTACCGCGGCGACCGCCTCGTCCCTCGTCGCGGAGCTCATCGAGAACCGGCTGATCGCGGAGGGCGAGCAGGCGGTGAGCACGGGAGGCAAACGGGCGACGACGCTCAGCATCGACGCGGAGCACCACCTGATCCTGGTGCTCGTGGTGCAGCCGACGAGTGCCTACCTCGCGCTCGTCGCACTCGACGGCTCCGAGGTCGCCCGACGCACCGTCTCCTACACGACGGACACCCGCGACCGCGTGCTGGACGAGACCGTCGCGGAGGTCGCTGCGGCACACGGGGAACGGCTGCTGGCGGTCGGGGTGCAGGTCCCCGGCACGACCGACGGCCGCACGGTGCTCGAGAGCGTTCAGCTCGAGTGGCACGACGTGGCGCTGGCAGACCGCTTCGAGGGCATCGCCGGAGTCCCCGTCCTCCTCGTCAACGACGTCGACGCCGAGGCCATCGCGGAGGCCGGCCTGGACGCCGCCCCTTCGGGGTACCGGTTGTTCATCCACAGCGGCGGGGGGATCGGCGCCGCGGTCACCCTCGACGGTGAACTCGCGCCCGGACCCCGTGATCGCGCCGGGGAGATCGGCCACGTGCAGGTGGTGTTCGGCGAGGCCGCGCGCCCCTGCCGGTGCGGCCGCCACGGGTGTCTGGAGTCGGCGGCGGCGATGGGCGCGATGCTGGGCGAGGAGTTCTCGGACGCGCTGGACGTGCCCGCCGTCCGCACCCTCGTCTCCCGCGCGGATCAGGCGCTGATCGACGACGGGGCGCGCGCGTTGGCCCGTGCCATCAAGCTCATCGGCGCCTTGCTCGACCCGATCGAGGTCGTCATCGGCGGGCCCGCGACGGAGCTCGGCCCCCGCTTCCTGGAGCGGGTCCGCGCCGAGAGCGGCTATCCCGCCCGCGGCACCGCCGACGTCCCGATCCGGTATGCCGATCCGCGCGTCAGCCCGTCGGCCGGAGCCGCGCAGGCCGCCCTCACCGCCGTCCTCGGCGTCCGGTGGAGTCCCGAGCAGCTCCGCTCCGGCAGCCCGCGCCCCTGA
- a CDS encoding carbohydrate ABC transporter permease — protein MTVTETALVTTADSRGRRTPPLPGRRRRYTADQVTLPRVILRTAAGFLVLAIFVLPYLIMFFGSVKTKAQIRSVDPTYLPVEWHWENYLTMWSTPETPLPYNLVSTIVISVFATLLVLLVSLPAAYYTARFRFPGRMVFLFLVIVTQMLQPAVLTSGLFRQFTVLGLGDTWTAMIFINAAFNLSFAVWIMHSFFAGIPKEVDEAAQIDGAGRLTVLFRINLPLVWPGIVTAIVFTFVACWNEFAASLVILSTDKNQPLSVALTKFVGQYETSWQYVFGVSIVAILPVIILFMLIEKRLVGGLTAGSVK, from the coding sequence ATGACCGTGACCGAGACCGCCCTCGTGACCACCGCCGACTCCCGGGGGCGGCGGACCCCGCCGCTGCCCGGGCGCCGTCGCCGCTACACCGCCGACCAGGTGACGCTGCCCCGGGTGATCCTGCGCACCGCCGCCGGATTCCTCGTCCTCGCGATCTTCGTGCTGCCGTACCTCATCATGTTCTTCGGATCGGTGAAGACGAAGGCACAGATCCGCTCGGTCGACCCGACCTACCTCCCGGTGGAGTGGCACTGGGAGAACTACCTCACGATGTGGTCGACGCCCGAGACGCCACTGCCGTACAACCTCGTCTCGACCATCGTGATCTCCGTGTTCGCGACCCTCCTCGTGCTGCTCGTGTCGCTCCCCGCCGCCTACTACACGGCGCGGTTCCGGTTCCCCGGGCGCATGGTGTTCCTGTTCCTCGTGATCGTGACGCAGATGCTGCAGCCCGCCGTGCTCACCTCGGGCCTCTTCCGGCAGTTCACCGTCCTCGGCCTCGGTGACACCTGGACGGCCATGATCTTCATCAACGCGGCCTTCAACCTGTCGTTCGCCGTGTGGATCATGCACTCGTTCTTCGCCGGCATCCCCAAGGAGGTTGACGAGGCGGCGCAGATCGACGGCGCCGGTCGCCTGACCGTGCTGTTCCGCATCAACCTCCCGCTCGTGTGGCCCGGCATCGTCACCGCGATCGTGTTCACGTTCGTGGCGTGCTGGAACGAGTTCGCGGCGTCGCTCGTGATCCTCTCCACCGACAAGAACCAGCCGTTGTCGGTCGCGCTCACGAAGTTCGTCGGTCAGTACGAGACGAGCTGGCAGTACGTGTTCGGCGTCTCCATCGTCGCGATCCTGCCCGTCATCATCCTGTTCATGCTCATCGAGAAGCGTCTGGTGGGCGGCCTCACCGCCGGCAGCGTGAAGTAG
- a CDS encoding carbohydrate ABC transporter permease, whose amino-acid sequence MSQTTESSNLGGGAPGRPRTPDAGAAVRGRPGGRDLLQALPWIAPALVLIIGVVLFPAGVMFFNSTRDISLSGLDKGSVGFDNFVTVFTFPEFWPIFVRTIVWVVSVVLFTVVISLGLAQILNKAFPGRQLVRMAVIVPWAASVVMTTMVFYYSLEPYFGVFNKFLYDIGLSDDAVGYGWTKNPSTAFVWSIVIAVFVSLPFTTYTILAGLQSVPADAIEAAKMDGAGAARTYWSIVLPQLRSALAVAILINIINVFNSLPILKVMTGSIPGYGADTIMTLIFKYIELQKKVDVASALSVVAFLIVIAIVAAYVKIVKPMKEV is encoded by the coding sequence ATGAGCCAGACGACAGAATCCTCGAACCTCGGGGGGGGGGCCCCCGGCCGCCCCCGCACCCCGGACGCCGGAGCGGCCGTGCGCGGTCGCCCCGGCGGGCGGGACCTTCTCCAGGCGCTGCCGTGGATCGCCCCCGCGCTGGTGCTCATCATCGGCGTCGTGCTGTTCCCCGCCGGTGTGATGTTCTTCAACTCCACCCGGGACATCTCCCTCTCGGGGCTGGACAAGGGCTCGGTCGGCTTCGACAACTTCGTGACCGTCTTCACGTTCCCGGAGTTCTGGCCGATCTTCGTCCGGACGATCGTCTGGGTCGTGTCGGTCGTGCTCTTCACGGTCGTCATCTCGCTCGGCCTCGCCCAGATCCTCAACAAGGCGTTCCCGGGCCGCCAGCTCGTGCGGATGGCCGTCATCGTGCCGTGGGCCGCGTCCGTGGTGATGACGACCATGGTCTTCTACTACAGCCTCGAGCCGTACTTCGGGGTCTTCAACAAGTTCCTCTACGACATCGGGCTCTCCGACGACGCGGTGGGTTACGGCTGGACCAAGAACCCCAGTACGGCGTTCGTGTGGTCCATCGTCATCGCCGTCTTCGTGTCCCTCCCCTTCACGACCTACACGATCCTCGCCGGGCTCCAGTCGGTCCCGGCCGATGCGATCGAAGCCGCGAAGATGGACGGCGCCGGAGCGGCCCGCACCTACTGGTCGATCGTCCTGCCGCAGCTGCGGAGCGCCCTCGCCGTGGCGATCCTCATCAACATCATCAACGTCTTCAACTCGTTGCCGATCCTCAAGGTGATGACCGGGTCGATCCCGGGCTACGGCGCCGACACGATCATGACGCTCATCTTCAAGTACATCGAGCTGCAGAAGAAGGTCGACGTCGCGAGCGCCCTGTCGGTCGTGGCCTTCCTCATCGTGATCGCGATCGTCGCGGCCTACGTCAAGATCGTCAAGCCCATGAAGGAGGTCTGA
- a CDS encoding extracellular solute-binding protein, translating to MPMNKSRRYGAAAVAAVATLSLASCGFGGSGGDSGGGDDANTLDLLVPSYSDATKGLWEDVIDGFTEENPDITVNLEVQSWDNLEKVISTKVQAGEAPDIYNGGPFAGFVEDELLYPVEEVVSDDVYSDFQDSFLANAEVDGTAYALPMIASARALFVNNALLAEAGVEAPTDWASLLDAATKVSALGGGVAGYGMPLGSEEAQAEAAVWLWGGGGSFGDASEITIDTPENLVGAEQIKKMIDAGATQADPGSTQRSPLMDIFIQGKIGMQVGLPPTVGQIADNNPELDYSIVPIPTKDGSPFTLGVMDQLMAFENDGDKQEAITKFLDYFYSPEVYVPWVQAEGFLPVTKSGAEELSGEEALKPFLDVLPDAQFYPSTNPKWSAADGAFKSLFGQIQDQPAADVLKQIQDQVDAG from the coding sequence ATGCCCATGAACAAGTCACGGCGATACGGAGCCGCTGCGGTCGCGGCCGTCGCCACGCTGTCGCTCGCATCCTGCGGTTTCGGTGGATCGGGAGGGGACAGCGGCGGCGGCGACGACGCCAACACGCTCGACCTCCTCGTCCCCAGCTACTCCGACGCCACGAAGGGCCTCTGGGAAGACGTCATCGACGGGTTCACCGAGGAGAACCCCGACATCACCGTCAACCTCGAGGTGCAGTCGTGGGACAACCTCGAGAAGGTCATCTCCACGAAGGTCCAGGCCGGGGAGGCGCCTGACATCTACAACGGCGGCCCCTTCGCCGGCTTCGTCGAGGACGAGTTGCTCTACCCGGTCGAGGAGGTCGTGTCCGACGACGTCTACTCCGACTTCCAGGACTCCTTCCTCGCGAACGCCGAGGTCGACGGCACCGCCTACGCCCTGCCGATGATCGCCTCGGCCCGCGCCCTGTTCGTGAACAACGCCCTGCTCGCCGAGGCCGGCGTCGAGGCGCCGACCGACTGGGCTTCCCTGCTCGACGCCGCCACCAAGGTGTCCGCCCTCGGCGGCGGTGTGGCGGGCTACGGCATGCCGCTCGGCTCGGAGGAGGCCCAGGCCGAGGCCGCCGTCTGGCTCTGGGGCGGCGGCGGATCCTTCGGCGACGCGTCGGAGATCACGATCGACACCCCGGAGAACCTCGTAGGAGCCGAGCAGATCAAGAAGATGATCGACGCCGGAGCCACCCAGGCCGACCCCGGCTCGACGCAACGCTCCCCGCTGATGGACATCTTCATCCAGGGCAAGATCGGCATGCAGGTCGGCCTGCCGCCGACGGTCGGCCAGATCGCCGACAACAACCCCGAGCTCGACTACTCGATCGTCCCGATCCCGACGAAGGACGGCTCGCCGTTCACGCTCGGCGTCATGGACCAGCTCATGGCCTTCGAGAACGACGGCGACAAGCAGGAGGCGATCACGAAGTTCCTCGACTACTTCTACTCGCCCGAGGTCTACGTGCCGTGGGTGCAGGCGGAGGGCTTCCTGCCCGTCACGAAGTCCGGCGCCGAGGAGCTGTCCGGTGAGGAGGCCCTCAAGCCGTTCCTCGACGTGCTGCCCGACGCGCAGTTCTACCCGTCCACGAACCCGAAGTGGTCGGCCGCCGACGGCGCCTTCAAGTCGCTGTTCGGGCAGATCCAGGATCAGCCGGCGGCCGACGTGCTGAAGCAGATCCAGGACCAGGTGGACGCGGGCTGA
- a CDS encoding SIS domain-containing protein, translated as MTDSLPGAHMREELRSQPQMWATAAELTAEQALLPARGSRVAVVGCGTSWFMAQSYAALRESSGQGETDAFAASEAFVDRGYDAVVALTRSGTTTEVLELVDRIKGRTRTIGVIGDPDSPLVSLVDDAVLLPFADEQSVVQTRFATTALALFRASLGEDLSGAIADAAAVLAEDSDDTDLRDAEQYTFLGRGWTIGLAHEAALKLRESSQSWTEAYPSMDYRHGPIAIAAPGRVTWQFGEAPEGLAAEVRATGARFEHRAIDPLADLVRLHRTALDRAVARGLDPDQPRNLTRSVILDA; from the coding sequence ATGACCGATTCGCTGCCCGGCGCGCACATGCGCGAAGAGCTCCGCTCCCAGCCGCAGATGTGGGCCACCGCCGCCGAGCTCACCGCCGAGCAGGCCCTGCTGCCGGCCCGCGGATCACGGGTCGCGGTCGTCGGCTGTGGCACCTCGTGGTTCATGGCCCAGTCGTACGCCGCGCTGCGCGAGTCGTCCGGTCAGGGCGAGACGGACGCGTTCGCGGCCTCCGAGGCCTTCGTCGACCGTGGCTATGACGCCGTCGTCGCGCTCACCCGCTCCGGCACCACGACCGAGGTGCTGGAACTGGTCGACCGCATCAAGGGGCGCACCCGCACGATCGGCGTGATCGGCGACCCCGACTCGCCGCTCGTCTCGCTCGTCGACGATGCCGTGCTGCTGCCGTTCGCGGACGAGCAGTCGGTCGTCCAGACCCGCTTCGCCACGACCGCGCTCGCCCTCTTCCGCGCGTCGCTGGGCGAAGACCTCTCCGGGGCGATCGCCGACGCGGCGGCCGTGCTCGCAGAGGACAGCGATGACACCGACCTGCGCGATGCCGAGCAGTACACGTTCCTCGGACGGGGATGGACGATCGGCCTAGCGCACGAGGCAGCGCTCAAGCTGCGCGAGTCGTCGCAGTCGTGGACCGAGGCCTATCCGTCGATGGACTACCGCCACGGTCCGATCGCCATCGCCGCTCCGGGCCGGGTGACCTGGCAGTTCGGGGAGGCGCCGGAAGGACTGGCCGCGGAGGTGCGCGCCACGGGTGCCCGCTTCGAGCACCGCGCGATCGACCCCCTCGCCGACCTCGTGCGCCTGCACCGCACGGCCCTCGACCGGGCCGTGGCCCGCGGGCTCGACCCCGACCAGCCGCGCAACCTCACGCGATCCGTCATCCTGGATGCATGA